One region of Caldanaerovirga acetigignens genomic DNA includes:
- a CDS encoding late competence development ComFB family protein: MEKKLWLKNYMEDVVFSLLDGLINEKDACNCERCRYDIAAIALNNLPPKYVVTKSGEVFAKTQLLNQQFKTNAVVEILKAIEIVRNNPHH; the protein is encoded by the coding sequence ATGGAGAAAAAGTTGTGGCTAAAAAATTATATGGAAGACGTGGTATTTTCTCTTTTGGATGGACTGATAAACGAAAAAGATGCGTGCAACTGCGAAAGATGTAGGTACGATATCGCGGCTATAGCATTAAACAATTTACCTCCTAAATACGTCGTAACAAAAAGCGGCGAAGTTTTTGCAAAAACGCAATTATTGAATCAGCAATTTAAGACCAATGCAGTGGTCGAAATACTAAAAGCTATAGAGATTGTCCGGAATAATCCGCACCATTGA
- a CDS encoding prepilin-type cleavage/methylation domain-containing protein → MYTFLVTGMKIYNQSWEDLSNLQNARYAMNRLSIAISQARDVKVVSNSKIEITLADCSKVYYYLEYGTLYREKNGGKNPVAELSFLEFRQNSDSKVVKIVLKAGKERDITFKTSVTPFGALIRGQP, encoded by the coding sequence TTGTATACATTCCTTGTGACAGGAATGAAAATATATAATCAAAGTTGGGAAGATTTGTCGAACCTGCAAAATGCTCGCTATGCAATGAATAGACTTTCAATTGCGATATCGCAGGCAAGAGATGTCAAGGTTGTATCAAATAGCAAAATAGAAATAACGTTGGCAGACTGCTCCAAAGTTTATTATTACTTGGAATACGGAACGCTGTACCGGGAAAAAAACGGTGGGAAAAATCCAGTAGCGGAACTTTCCTTCCTTGAATTCCGACAGAATTCAGATTCCAAAGTTGTGAAAATTGTACTAAAAGCTGGTAAAGAAAGAGACATTACTTTCAAAACATCCGTAACCCCTTTCGGGGCTTTAATTAGAGGACAGCCTTGA
- a CDS encoding type IV pilus modification PilV family protein, with translation MKLPLNNNRADKGFTLLEMAVAVAILGIVVASLVGLFVQSLFASKYSKEITAATLLAQEKIEEIKSLSFEELQKDEGLAEETVELSGIEFILCKNIEKVNDVLMKISVEVRTKNNNGLRIVTYRGKF, from the coding sequence GTGAAACTGCCCCTTAATAATAATAGAGCGGATAAAGGTTTTACTTTACTCGAAATGGCGGTAGCTGTTGCAATTCTGGGGATTGTGGTTGCATCATTAGTTGGTCTTTTTGTCCAGAGCCTTTTCGCGTCAAAATATAGCAAGGAGATTACTGCGGCTACATTACTAGCCCAGGAGAAAATAGAAGAAATTAAAAGTTTGTCCTTTGAAGAACTTCAAAAAGATGAAGGACTTGCAGAAGAAACTGTGGAATTGAGCGGGATAGAATTTATTCTTTGCAAAAATATTGAAAAAGTTAACGATGTTTTGATGAAAATTAGCGTGGAGGTGAGAACAAAAAATAACAATGGACTTAGAATCGTCACGTATCGCGGGAAATTTTAG
- a CDS encoding GspH/FimT family protein, with protein MIETITAAAIFFAIYFCVIPNMKDIMESFKLQLAAQKLSQDIRTIQQQAIAEGENYKILFDVYRRDNYQILKGFKSSRVFLPKGISFLWTNFPDNTLIFTPSGAPHQGGTVSMKNQKKRLYIIITVATGRVRISETAP; from the coding sequence TTGATAGAAACTATTACGGCAGCAGCAATTTTCTTTGCTATTTATTTTTGTGTCATTCCTAATATGAAGGATATTATGGAAAGTTTTAAACTGCAACTTGCAGCTCAAAAATTGTCCCAAGATATAAGAACTATCCAACAACAGGCAATTGCCGAAGGCGAAAACTACAAAATCCTATTTGACGTGTACAGGCGTGACAATTATCAAATACTTAAGGGTTTTAAGTCATCAAGAGTATTTTTGCCGAAAGGAATTTCTTTTTTGTGGACTAATTTTCCTGATAACACATTGATATTTACTCCTTCTGGAGCACCACACCAGGGGGGTACAGTATCTATGAAGAATCAAAAGAAAAGACTTTATATCATCATAACTGTGGCTACAGGAAGAGTGAGAATTAGTGAAACTGCCCCTTAA
- a CDS encoding type II secretion system protein — MANKRERGFTLLELLIVIAIIALVLTVAVPSVSGLINESKQKIAKTNESIIKNSLEMYYTAYEKYPVGDINDLKTALVPTYLSQESWDKMIGKFDINYSSSDGASFNLTVNPKN; from the coding sequence TTGGCAAATAAAAGAGAAAGAGGTTTTACGTTGCTTGAGCTGCTCATAGTCATAGCAATTATTGCTTTGGTTCTAACAGTTGCTGTTCCTAGCGTATCAGGCTTGATAAATGAGTCTAAACAAAAAATAGCTAAAACTAATGAGAGCATAATCAAAAACAGCCTTGAAATGTATTATACCGCATACGAAAAATATCCAGTAGGCGATATAAATGACTTAAAAACAGCTTTAGTCCCGACTTACTTAAGTCAAGAAAGCTGGGATAAGATGATAGGAAAGTTTGACATAAATTATAGTTCTTCAGACGGTGCCAGTTTCAATTTAACAGTAAACCCCAAAAATTAA
- a CDS encoding type II secretion system F family protein yields MAVYYYRGKNLKGEILDGVYEAQSETDIVELLRKNGFYPIAIKKHPFYSFLYFLGGISLNKKYNELAFLCRQISGMLETGMPVIDCLAVLCQQSSHPGLARTLKKMMRDLNRGFTLSEAFKNQPGIFPDILVYAVETGEVSGKLEDVLKKLAVYFDTIAKYQQRFKTSMIYPTILGLISIAVCYFLSSTLIPLYSNMFEQAGIYLPLPTQIFIAIAVNSKGLAIILSLVVILILVIHQNYRKNLKLAYKVDIFLLNIPLLGLLIKNHNASNFCSILGILLSSGIPLIKAMEIAENHTNNCVFKLELQLARENIKKGETLANSLRTSSYPIFMLKMLQTGAESGKLDEILFKTAEYYDNEVNALQQRVLALAEPLAILIMSVIIGFAVISAVLPMFHMYTIF; encoded by the coding sequence TTGGCTGTATATTACTATCGCGGTAAAAACTTGAAAGGGGAAATATTGGATGGAGTTTACGAAGCGCAGAGTGAAACCGACATCGTTGAACTCTTAAGAAAAAATGGGTTCTATCCCATCGCCATTAAAAAACATCCTTTCTATTCTTTTTTGTACTTTTTGGGAGGGATTTCTTTAAATAAAAAATATAATGAGCTGGCATTTCTTTGCCGTCAGATATCAGGAATGCTTGAAACAGGCATGCCTGTAATAGATTGTCTTGCGGTCTTATGTCAGCAAAGTTCCCATCCTGGCCTGGCAAGGACTTTAAAAAAAATGATGAGAGATTTAAATAGGGGTTTTACTTTGTCGGAAGCTTTCAAAAATCAACCGGGTATATTTCCGGATATACTCGTATATGCCGTGGAAACGGGGGAAGTTTCGGGTAAGCTAGAAGACGTCCTGAAAAAGTTGGCAGTGTATTTTGATACCATAGCGAAATACCAGCAGCGTTTTAAAACCTCCATGATTTATCCGACTATTTTGGGTCTTATAAGTATAGCCGTTTGCTATTTTTTATCAAGCACCTTAATACCATTATACTCTAATATGTTTGAGCAAGCTGGAATCTACCTTCCGTTGCCGACTCAAATTTTTATAGCTATTGCTGTTAATTCAAAAGGACTTGCGATTATTCTGAGTTTAGTCGTTATATTAATATTAGTTATACACCAAAATTACAGAAAAAATTTAAAATTGGCTTACAAAGTCGACATATTTTTACTTAACATACCATTGCTAGGGCTTTTAATAAAAAACCACAACGCATCTAATTTTTGCAGCATTCTCGGAATTTTATTGTCAAGCGGCATACCTTTGATAAAGGCTATGGAAATTGCTGAAAACCATACAAATAACTGTGTATTTAAATTGGAGTTGCAATTAGCTAGAGAAAATATAAAAAAAGGAGAAACATTGGCAAATTCCCTGAGAACTTCATCTTATCCCATATTTATGTTGAAGATGTTACAAACGGGGGCGGAATCGGGTAAGCTAGATGAAATTTTGTTTAAGACCGCTGAATATTATGATAACGAAGTTAATGCTTTACAACAGAGGGTATTGGCTTTGGCTGAACCGCTGGCAATTCTTATTATGTCGGTAATTATAGGCTTTGCGGTAATCTCGGCAGTTCTTCCTATGTTTCACATGTATACTATATTTTAG
- a CDS encoding GspE/PulE family protein, with translation MLNIYYVGKIYYDGDTVIKKIGEILLEYNIISKYQLEDALELQKKTGKRIGEILVELGLIKEKLLMEVLEFQLGIPYVDLNAYDIDPEIIKFLPESLARKYNAFPVKYNEGVLTLALSDPVDVIAINDLRVITGKEIQIALASKAQIERAIEVFYSAKDSIKEVLQNIGIRLQDESSYEDLYDEENAPIIKLVNTVLFRAISEGASDIHIEPQGKEIRVRYRIDGELFEVIRWPKELLDSVVTRIKIMGGMDIAQKRIAQDGHFDFPISDNIYDIRVSTMPTIHGEKLVLRIFNHQRMTLDLKYLGFDGNELDLISKMLQFPHGMILVTGPTGSGKTTTLYSMLNHINNSSKNIVTLEDPVEYIIDGINQLQINPKAGVTFAQALRSILRQDPNVIMIGEIRDRETAEIAVRAALTGHLVLSTLHTGDAVGSITRLLDMGVEASLVASSLIGVVSQRLIRKICPYCKEEYQPDAQDLIALGLDVNQKLFHGKGCKLCNKSGFSGRTVIAEILLLTQKHRELITRGNITEEFTKVSKQMNFRSIRETAVKKVIEGITAPREIIKVIFSN, from the coding sequence ATGTTGAATATTTACTATGTAGGAAAAATTTACTACGACGGTGATACGGTGATTAAAAAAATTGGCGAAATATTGTTGGAATATAATATAATTTCCAAATACCAGCTTGAAGATGCTCTAGAATTACAAAAAAAGACCGGAAAACGAATAGGTGAAATATTGGTTGAGCTTGGTTTGATAAAAGAAAAATTGTTGATGGAAGTCCTTGAATTTCAATTAGGAATACCATATGTGGATCTGAATGCTTATGATATCGACCCTGAGATCATAAAATTCCTACCAGAGAGCCTCGCAAGAAAATATAACGCTTTTCCAGTCAAATATAATGAAGGGGTCCTCACTTTAGCTCTAAGCGATCCTGTAGATGTTATTGCGATAAACGACTTAAGGGTTATAACTGGAAAAGAAATTCAAATAGCTTTGGCATCGAAAGCTCAGATAGAGCGGGCAATAGAAGTATTTTATTCGGCAAAAGACTCTATAAAAGAGGTTCTACAGAACATTGGCATTAGACTTCAGGATGAATCATCATACGAGGATTTATACGATGAAGAAAACGCTCCAATAATAAAATTGGTAAATACTGTCTTATTCAGGGCAATATCTGAAGGTGCGAGTGACATACATATAGAGCCGCAGGGAAAAGAGATCAGAGTAAGGTATCGTATAGACGGGGAGTTATTCGAAGTTATCAGATGGCCGAAAGAACTTCTCGATTCCGTAGTTACGAGAATTAAAATTATGGGTGGCATGGATATAGCTCAGAAAAGAATTGCACAGGATGGACATTTTGATTTTCCTATTAGCGATAACATATATGACATTAGAGTATCGACGATGCCGACAATTCACGGAGAAAAACTAGTTCTTAGAATATTCAATCATCAGCGGATGACACTGGATTTGAAATATTTGGGATTTGACGGTAATGAACTGGATTTGATATCGAAAATGCTCCAATTCCCGCACGGAATGATACTCGTTACTGGACCGACCGGAAGTGGTAAAACGACGACTCTTTATTCCATGCTGAATCACATCAATAATTCATCAAAAAACATAGTTACGTTAGAAGATCCAGTAGAATACATAATTGACGGCATTAATCAATTACAAATAAATCCAAAAGCCGGAGTTACTTTTGCCCAGGCCCTTCGTTCAATTTTGAGGCAGGATCCTAACGTCATAATGATAGGGGAAATAAGGGATAGGGAAACGGCGGAGATAGCGGTAAGAGCTGCGCTTACCGGACATTTGGTCCTTTCAACTCTACATACAGGAGATGCGGTTGGGTCAATAACTAGATTGCTCGATATGGGCGTGGAGGCATCATTAGTAGCTTCCAGCTTAATAGGGGTAGTTTCACAGAGATTGATAAGAAAAATATGTCCATACTGTAAGGAAGAATACCAACCGGACGCGCAAGACTTAATAGCATTGGGTTTAGATGTAAATCAAAAACTATTTCACGGGAAAGGTTGTAAACTGTGCAATAAGTCGGGGTTTAGCGGGAGAACCGTCATAGCAGAGATTCTTCTCCTTACTCAAAAGCATCGGGAACTAATCACTAGAGGAAATATAACCGAGGAATTTACAAAAGTTTCTAAACAGATGAATTTTAGGAGCATTCGAGAAACTGCAGTAAAAAAAGTTATTGAAGGGATAACCGCACCGAGAGAAATAATCAAGGTCATTTTTTCTAATTAA
- a CDS encoding YqeG family HAD IIIA-type phosphatase: protein MLNLFLPDFYVTDIFEIDFDYLKKNNIKAILVDLDNTLVPWNSSEVNDKLIKWIEEGKEKGFKFCIVSNNLARRIIEFSKKLGIPAVTGAFKPGKKIFLKGLEVTGTTAKETAFVGDQLFTDVLGAKRMGMKVILVKPISEKEFFWTRIIRLFEKKIIDFMEKKGLLTKF, encoded by the coding sequence ATGTTGAACTTATTTTTGCCAGATTTTTATGTTACGGACATCTTCGAAATAGATTTTGATTATTTGAAGAAAAACAATATAAAAGCTATTTTGGTTGATCTAGATAATACTCTAGTCCCTTGGAATTCAAGCGAAGTGAATGACAAACTTATAAAATGGATTGAAGAAGGCAAAGAAAAAGGGTTTAAATTTTGTATTGTTTCAAACAATTTAGCTCGTAGAATAATAGAGTTCTCGAAAAAATTGGGGATTCCTGCTGTAACAGGTGCCTTTAAACCCGGCAAAAAAATTTTTTTAAAAGGATTGGAAGTTACGGGAACTACGGCTAAAGAAACTGCCTTTGTAGGAGACCAGTTATTTACAGATGTTTTAGGGGCTAAAAGGATGGGAATGAAGGTAATATTAGTCAAGCCCATAAGCGAAAAAGAGTTTTTTTGGACAAGAATTATAAGGCTTTTTGAGAAAAAAATAATCGATTTTATGGAAAAAAAAGGCCTCTTGACGAAATTTTAG
- the sigK gene encoding RNA polymerase sporulation sigma factor SigK has product MEGVLSSLVTLGFLFFKELLTWTGYLTNNNTFPQPLTPEEEEKYLELYKKGDEEAKNILIERNLRLVAHIVKKFVNTGEDMDDLISIGTIGLIKAINTFNESKGNRLATYAARCIENEILMNLRSTKKTKIEVSLQDPIGIDKEGNEISLIDVLGTDSDAIIDEITNKFQLKKLRDKVGTVLEEREKRVIELRYGLYDGKVRTQRETAKILGISRSYVSRIEKKAIKKLFYEFFSEGCS; this is encoded by the coding sequence ATGGAAGGCGTCCTGTCTTCCCTTGTGACTTTGGGTTTTTTATTTTTTAAAGAACTACTTACATGGACGGGTTACCTCACTAACAACAATACTTTTCCGCAACCGCTCACTCCCGAAGAAGAAGAAAAATATCTCGAACTATATAAAAAAGGTGACGAAGAGGCTAAAAACATATTAATTGAGCGGAATTTGAGACTAGTTGCTCATATAGTTAAAAAATTTGTTAATACCGGAGAAGATATGGATGACCTGATTTCAATAGGAACAATAGGGTTAATAAAAGCCATAAATACGTTTAATGAAAGCAAGGGTAACAGATTGGCCACTTATGCTGCACGATGCATAGAAAACGAAATTTTAATGAATCTTCGTTCGACAAAGAAAACTAAGATTGAAGTGTCTTTGCAGGATCCCATAGGTATCGACAAGGAAGGCAATGAAATTTCCCTAATTGACGTATTAGGCACCGATTCCGATGCTATAATAGATGAGATAACGAATAAATTTCAGCTTAAGAAACTCCGAGACAAAGTTGGAACGGTTCTGGAAGAGCGCGAGAAAAGGGTAATAGAATTGAGATACGGGTTATACGATGGCAAAGTAAGAACTCAGAGAGAAACAGCCAAGATATTGGGGATTTCTAGATCTTATGTATCTAGAATAGAAAAAAAAGCAATAAAGAAATTATTTTATGAGTTTTTTTCAGAAGGGTGCAGTTAA
- a CDS encoding peptidoglycan D,D-transpeptidase FtsI family protein, translating into MGEITRGGIFDRNGESLLGSYEEKCVFISPKWLKDTEIEFLQKNNVLTKASSNEPKSIKLSDINLEITKRLIGKTPGIFLYSKKMRYGSSALATHLVGYSGKAGIEKAFNQILEGDKKANILFDGLGQPIPGISKDVSEDESWGIYLTIDSRIQSIVERIMDQSVKKGAVIVIDAKTGEILAMASRPNYKQFELEKYIKDEDSPLINRAVQAYIPGSIFKIVVLSAALEENIATLNDEFFCNGSAKVGGNVIRCSSYEKGGHGRITLKEAFAHSCNSVFIELGIRLGKERILKYAEKFGLGKTVLDILPEEKPGYIPSYKNVYYADLGNLSIGQGNLQITPLQAAQIMLIIANDGLRKTPLLVKKVVDKNGHVNQMEFKEKEAERIISSDTARKVREALEAVVDYGSGLFAAPSEDDFRAAGKTGTAELGDGTNHAWFVGYFPADNPRYIIAVFIEKGQSGPLKAAPVFRKIAEEIYFFERKVNMHFFSP; encoded by the coding sequence TTGGGGGAAATAACACGGGGTGGAATTTTTGACAGGAACGGTGAATCTCTTTTGGGTTCTTATGAAGAAAAGTGTGTCTTTATTTCTCCAAAGTGGTTGAAAGATACTGAAATTGAATTTCTGCAGAAAAATAACGTCCTAACTAAAGCAAGCTCGAACGAACCCAAGAGTATAAAGTTATCGGACATAAATTTGGAAATTACTAAAAGGCTTATCGGCAAGACTCCTGGTATTTTTCTTTATTCAAAAAAGATGCGTTATGGATCTAGCGCCCTTGCTACCCATTTAGTCGGGTACAGTGGAAAGGCGGGGATAGAAAAAGCTTTCAATCAAATATTGGAGGGAGACAAAAAAGCAAATATATTATTCGACGGTTTGGGGCAACCCATACCGGGAATATCGAAGGATGTATCAGAGGATGAGAGTTGGGGCATTTATCTGACAATTGACAGCAGGATACAATCCATAGTGGAAAGAATTATGGATCAATCGGTAAAAAAAGGCGCCGTTATCGTAATTGACGCCAAAACTGGTGAAATTTTGGCGATGGCAAGTAGGCCGAATTATAAACAATTTGAGCTTGAGAAGTACATTAAAGATGAAGATTCACCTCTTATAAATAGAGCAGTGCAAGCATACATACCAGGCTCAATATTTAAAATCGTAGTTCTTTCTGCTGCTCTTGAAGAAAATATAGCGACATTAAATGATGAATTTTTTTGTAATGGTTCAGCTAAGGTAGGAGGAAATGTAATCCGTTGCAGCAGCTATGAAAAGGGCGGTCACGGACGTATTACCCTAAAAGAGGCTTTCGCTCATTCTTGTAATTCTGTTTTCATAGAACTTGGGATAAGGTTGGGTAAGGAAAGGATTTTAAAATACGCGGAGAAATTTGGTTTGGGTAAAACGGTATTGGATATACTGCCTGAAGAAAAACCTGGTTACATTCCATCTTACAAGAATGTATATTATGCCGATCTGGGTAATCTTTCGATAGGGCAGGGGAACCTTCAAATAACGCCGTTACAAGCGGCACAAATAATGCTCATTATAGCGAATGACGGACTTAGAAAAACTCCATTACTTGTAAAAAAAGTGGTCGATAAAAACGGACACGTAAATCAGATGGAATTTAAAGAAAAAGAGGCGGAGAGAATAATTTCATCGGATACAGCAAGGAAGGTAAGAGAAGCTCTCGAGGCAGTGGTCGATTACGGAAGCGGCTTGTTCGCAGCTCCTTCGGAAGATGATTTTAGAGCGGCAGGGAAGACAGGAACCGCCGAACTGGGCGACGGAACTAATCATGCGTGGTTTGTGGGATATTTCCCGGCGGACAATCCACGATATATCATAGCCGTTTTTATAGAAAAAGGGCAGTCGGGTCCTCTAAAAGCGGCTCCTGTCTTTAGAAAAATTGCAGAAGAAATTTATTTTTTTGAACGGAAAGTAAACATGCACTTCTTTTCCCCCTAA
- the mltG gene encoding endolytic transglycosylase MltG: MGFYLQDIKVYWQKLRDSQWGQKVRRWRLLFVAIPLLLSLSAVWWYFWMLSPANPKKQDTVSFEITRGMTAKAIGKSLKKQGLIKSSLVFLIYTKINQLDTKFKSGYYNLSYAMSLPKMVDKFVKGEVMLKKVTIPEGLTLGKIAEVFESNGLATKEEFLRLAIPSLFEEKYPFLKTLPEGATLEGFLFPDTYYFPKDSPVTLYIDAMIKRFYDVYYRNGEFLEKEKKLGLNTYQVITLASIVEREAKLSSEKPLIAAVFLNRLKKGMPLQSCATVEYVLKEHKKVLTLEDLKIESPYNTYINSGLPPGPISSPGLESIKAVLNPASVDYLYFVANMNGSHTFSKTYEEHLKAKKGNEQKR; this comes from the coding sequence GCTCAGGGATAGCCAATGGGGACAGAAAGTACGGCGATGGAGGCTGCTTTTTGTAGCAATACCTTTACTCTTGAGTCTTTCTGCGGTTTGGTGGTACTTTTGGATGCTGTCGCCGGCGAATCCAAAAAAACAAGACACAGTTTCATTTGAGATAACAAGGGGTATGACGGCAAAGGCCATAGGCAAAAGTCTGAAAAAGCAAGGATTGATAAAAAGTTCCCTCGTTTTCTTAATTTATACAAAGATAAATCAACTTGATACAAAATTTAAAAGCGGCTATTACAATTTAAGCTATGCTATGAGCCTACCGAAAATGGTAGATAAATTTGTAAAAGGGGAAGTGATGCTGAAAAAGGTAACTATTCCTGAGGGTTTGACTTTGGGAAAAATAGCTGAAGTGTTTGAATCAAATGGACTTGCCACCAAAGAAGAATTTTTGAGATTGGCTATTCCTTCGCTATTTGAAGAAAAATATCCTTTTTTAAAGACGTTACCAGAAGGAGCAACGTTGGAAGGCTTTTTGTTTCCTGATACGTACTATTTTCCAAAAGACAGCCCTGTAACCCTATACATAGATGCAATGATAAAAAGATTTTACGATGTATATTATAGAAATGGAGAATTTCTAGAAAAGGAAAAAAAGCTGGGGCTTAATACATATCAAGTGATTACGCTGGCTTCTATAGTAGAAAGAGAAGCAAAATTAAGTAGTGAAAAACCACTTATTGCTGCCGTTTTTCTGAATAGATTGAAAAAGGGCATGCCCCTTCAGTCGTGTGCAACTGTAGAATATGTACTTAAAGAGCACAAAAAGGTGCTTACTCTTGAAGATCTCAAGATAGAATCACCTTACAATACTTACATTAATTCCGGGCTTCCTCCTGGGCCCATATCTTCTCCTGGATTGGAGTCCATAAAGGCTGTTTTAAATCCGGCAAGTGTGGATTATCTATACTTTGTAGCCAATATGAATGGTTCACATACTTTTAGCAAAACATACGAAGAACATCTTAAAGCTAAAAAAGGAAACGAACAAAAAAGGTGA